The following are encoded in a window of Malassezia japonica chromosome 7, complete sequence genomic DNA:
- the LAG1 gene encoding sphingosine N-acyltransferase (EggNog:ENOG503NWJM; COG:U; TransMembrane:8 (i32-50o129-149i170-189o209-229i236-255o261-278i290-309o339-363i)), with amino-acid sequence MVTAMAAPATSRRETTFLNDMLTGRWLVSPKSALKIALLFLVAYFAWEYLVPVDVNPFRPFLLLSYRLPESEVVLKEASYRLYGPAPTYSADNVVLNNLRLFCQSLHKTLFPNEPRFLRYGKGWLDLCFIAYFVVVFSFLRQVLTMHVFKPLAKRWGIRSDQKQTRFAEQGYGLFYWGIAGMLGVYVMSFQDSWWYKYPHWVMRPELKVYYLLQASFWMQQAFVMLFGLERPRKDYYELIAHHLVTLWLIGWSYFINLTMIGTTVFVCMDIPDTWLALSKMLNYLKMNTLAAAVYSFFMVVWSYFRIYLSALTLRSVYVHYHLIPAYARTFFPSRGHWLVWWMQCHVFAPLLLLLLLNIFCAIRGVYGDTREEDEDEEVAEVEEKKEQ; translated from the exons ATGGTTACTGCAATGGCAGCTCCCGCGACAAGCCGCAGGGAGACCACCTTCCTGAACGACATGCTAACGGGAAGGTGGCTGGTTTCTCCTAAGTCAGCTCTCAAGAtcgcgctgctcttttTGGTCGCTTACTTCGCTTGGGAGTACCTTGTGCCGGTGGATGTCAACCCTTTCCGGCCGTTCCTGCTCCTCTCGTACCGCCTTCCTGAGTCAGAGGTCGTCCTGAAGGAGGCTTCGTACCGCCTCTACGGCCCCGCGCCGACCTACTCGGCGGACAATGTGGTGCTCAACAACCTGCGCCTGTTCTGCCAGTCCTTGCACAAGACCCTGTTCCCTAACGAGCCGCGTTTCCTGCGCTACGGAAAGGGCTGGCTGGACCTCTGCTTTATTGCCTACTTTGTGGTCGTCTTCAGTTTCCTGCGCCAGGTCCTCACGATGCACGTCTTCAAGCCCCTTGCCAAGCGCTGGGGAATTCGTTCGGACCAGAAGCAGACGCGCTTTGCCGAGCAGGGCTACGGTCTCTTCTATTGGGGCATTGCCGGCATGCTCGGTGTCTACGTCATGTCTTTCCAGGACAGCTGGTGGTACA AGTACCCGCACTGGGTGATGCGCCCTGAGCTCAAGGTGTACTACCTGCTCCAGGCGAGCTTCTGGATGCAGCAGGCCTTTGTGATGCtcttcggcctcgagcggccCCGCAAGGACTACTACGAGCTCATTGCCCAC CATCTCGTTACGCTCTGGCTCATCGGCTGGTCCTACTTTATCAACCTGACCATGATCGGCACCACGGTATTTGTGTGCATGGACATTCCTGACACTTGGCTTGCT CTGTCCAAGATGCTCAACTACCTGAAAATGAACACGCTGGCGGCTGCTGTCTACTCGTTCTTCATGGTGGTCTGGTCTTACTTCCGTATCTACTTGAGTGCACTCACGCTCCGCTCGGTCTACGTGCACTACCACCTTATTCCGGCCTACGCACGAACCTTCTTCCCGTCGCGTGGTCACTGGCTTGTGTGGTGGATGCAATGCCAC GTGTTTGCAccgctcctcctcctgctGCTCCTTAACATCTTCTG TGCTATTCGTGGCGTCTATGGTGACACGCGCGAAGAAGATGAGGACGAAGAGGTCGCAGAGGTTGAAGAAAAGAAAGAGCAGTAA
- the ARP6 gene encoding Actin- protein 6 (COG:Z; EggNog:ENOG503NV2X) has protein sequence MRSQSGARAPRDGVVLETGASHVRLGTTEMHTEAVPVLARHPNAIARTRAGVRRQVLVGDEIEHDCMDYGGLQLRLPIDRGMVVDWAAQKAVWDRALAQRFGEQGKPYDSFGALEGRTVVVTEPYFALPEQQRAFDMLMFEWYQAAAIWRTIPAQLVPFADPRRAECVLVVDCGQSYTHAVPLVRDEVQWRAVKRLDIGGKVLTSLLKIAFSYKQWNMMEETYLTDKMKATSCFVAACANDREDSAASDAPHDWSFARFVEHFHDDDENDMVQHYVLPDYARPEDVADPATKFGYIIAGPGSKHAPAVHLPEDEAIDQFIVGTAENAVPPKNTEHQVLRLAQERYQLMENLFAPQRIGLEQGSLAELVAAAIHGVQDEFQDLLWGNVVLVGGTAGAKGLRRRLAYELRTLAPTDVPVDVRLADDPVIAPTLGALALLQAPPQSGPGQFLASHLVTRDAWLKHGGSAVGAGERGGTVVGDARFGDWNAAPAAP, from the exons ATGCGGAGccaaagcggcgcgcgcgcgccgcgcgacggcgtcgtgctcgagacAGGAGCGTCGCatgtgcgcctcggcacgacAGAGATGCACACCGAGGCAGTTCCCGTGCTGGCACGGCACCCCAATGCGATCGCGCGCACCCGCGCGGGCGTCCGGCGCCAGGtgctggtcggcgacgaAATCGAGCACGACTGTATGGATTATGGCGGGCTGCAGCTCCGTCTGCCGATCGACCGGGGTATGGTCGTCGACTGGGCTGCGCAGAAAGCGGTGTGGgaccgcgcgctggcgcagcggTTCGGCGAGCAAGGCAAACCCTACGACTCGTTTGGCGCCTTGGAGGGGCGGACGGTCGTCGTGACCGAGCCCTATTTTGCGCTTcccgagcagcagcgcgcgttTGACATGCTCATGTTTGAGTGGTACCAGGCTGCTGCCATCTGGCGCACAATAC ccgcgcagctcgtgccgTTTGCCGACCCACGCCGGGCGGAGTGCGTCCTGGTCGTCGACTGCGGCCAGAGCTATACGCACGCAgtgccgctcgtgcgcgacgaggtgcagTGGCGCGCGGTGAAGCGCCTCGATATCGGAGGCAAGGTGCTTACCAGCCTGCTCAAGATTGCGTTTTCGTACAAGCAGTGGAATATGATGGAGGAGACCTACCTCACCGACAAGATGAAGGCGACGTCGTGCTTtgtcgctgcgtgcgccaACGACCGCGAGGACagcgctgcgtcagacgcgccgcacgactGGAGCTTTGCGCGCTTCGTCGAGCACTTtcacgacgacgacgaaaACGACATGGTACAGCACTATGTCCTCCCTGACTATGCGCGCCCAGAAGACGTAGCGGATCCCGCGACCAAGTTTGGGTACATCATCGCAGGGCCGGGAAGCAAGCATGCGCCAGCTGTGCACCTCCCGGAAgacgaggcgatcgacCAATTTATCGTTGGCACCGCCGAGAACGCGGTGCCGCCCAAGAACACCGAGCAccaggtgctgcgcctcgcccagGAACGCTACCAGCTCATGGAGAACCTGTTCGCGCCCCAGCGCATCGGGCTCGAGCAAGGCTCGCTTGCAGAGCTGGTCGCAGCGGCGATCCACGGTGTCCAGGACGAGTTCCAGGATCTGCTCTGGGGCAACGTCGTGCTCGTTggcggcacggccggcgccaaGGGCCTGCGGCGACGACT TGCCTATGAACTCCGTACACTCGCACCGACCGATGTGCCGGtggacgtgcgcctcgccgatgACCCCGTAATTGCCCCAacgctcggcgccttggcgctgcttcaggcgccgccgcaatCGGGCCCGGGCCAGTTCCTCGCTTCGCACCTTGTTACGCGCGACGCATGGCTCAAGCATGGCGGCAGTGCtgtcggcgcgggcgaaCGGGGCGGCACAGTTGTCGGCGATGCCCGTTTTGGCGACTGgaacgcggcgcccgccgcgccatAG
- a CDS encoding uncharacterized protein (COG:K; EggNog:ENOG503NZFY) produces MELVSIISPPKRMSFFLSCGFKIHGPSYIPKSVEPWVEMRYFFDAHHEVRRADTSFSTSDLLAGEHDYSAPPSEGHEHALFATEQQAQRSAAGSLSYSQNSSEMSPTAPWGMGNFSLSPTESSPGMTNDQVLAALIANNSLSEGAARDLGLPVAKEGQQNAPTHSKDTGKALSTIWGQAVAAKTASEDSLTALEARIVDRTHSSNIHKLLCPNENCGCGLVGRQSAKWAVKEMGPLSDKDAVRLDEASPPILLDLTNAQEGLGTDPLSGAPWDHILQRRIGTVGNTIGAVRGFWQLDGPMQFDNVSFSKNTAWKVPEATVHLRSPSRSSPGSIDLSSSHGSKRSDKSPRGSFGSLRGAIQPLAQVEQSQTPPSTNNTESPVSLGLTPGEERVVKYVLCPDCGCGPLGFMILPSDSNVEHQARKGYSDTHCYVAAYRVRYDC; encoded by the coding sequence ATGGAGTTGGTGTCGATCATCAGCCCACCGAAGCGCATGTCATTCTTCCTCAGCTGCGGGTTCAAGATTCACGGGCCGAGCTATATCCCAAAGAGCGTCGAGCCTTGGGTCGAGATGCGCTACTTTTTCGATGCACACCACGAGGTCCGTCGCGCGGACACGTCGTTCTCCACGTCGGACTTGCTTGCAGGTGAGCATGACTACTCGGCGCCTCCTTCCGAAGGGCATGAGCATGCTCTGTTTGCTACGGAACAGCAAGCACAACGGTCCGCCGCTGGCTCGCTATCCTACTCGCAGAACAGCTCGGAAATGTCGCCCACGGCCCCGTGGGGCATGGGCAACTTTTCCCTGTCGCCCACGGAGTCGTCGCCGGGGATGACCAACGACCAGGTTCTCGCCGCGCTGATTGCCAACAACTCGCTATCCGAgggcgccgcccgcgatCTCGGCCTGCCTGTTGCGAAAGAAGGACAACAGAATGCCCCCACGCATTCGAAGGATACGGGCAAGGCACTCTCGACAATCTGGGGCCAGGCGGTGGCTGCCAAGACGGCTTCGGAAGACTCCCTCACGGCCCTCGAGGCCCGCATTGTGGATCGCACCCACTCGAGCAACATCCATAAGCTCTTGTGCCCGAACGAGAACTGCGGCTGTGGTTTGGTCGGGCGCCAAAGTGCGAAATGGGCCGTGAAAGAAATGGGACCACTCTCGGACAAGGACGCTGTTCGTCTCGACGAAGCCTCCCCTCCGATCCTCCTGGACCTGACCAATGCGCAAGAGGGACTCGGAACCGACCCCTTGTCGGGTGCTCCGTGGGACCATATCTTGCAGCGTCGCATCGGAACTGTGGGCAACACCATCGGTGCAGTGCGCGGTTTCTGGCAACTTGATGGGCCCATGCAATTTGACAACGTTTCCTTCTCCAAGAACACTGCTTGGAAGGTGCCGGAAGCGACTGTGCACTTGCGTTCtccgtcgcgctcctcccCAGGATCGATTGATCTGAGCAGCTCGCATGGATCGAAGCGCTCGGACAAGAGTCCCCGTGGCAGTTTTGGCAGCCTTCGTGGCGCCATTCAGCCGCTTGCGCAAGTCGAGCAGTCGCAGACACCTCCTTCTACTAACAACACTGAATCTCCCGTGTCGCTCGGCCTCACGCCCGGCGAAGAGCGCGTGGTGAAGTACGTGCTGTGCCCCGACTGCGGCTGTGGTCCTCTTGGCTTCATGATCCTTCCCTCGGACTCTAATGTCGAGCACCAGGCGCGCAAGGGATATTCGGATACGCATTGCTATGTTGCTGCTTACCGCGTTCGCTACGACTGCTAG
- the PPI1 gene encoding peptidylprolyl isomerase (COG:O; EggNog:ENOG503P1SD): MSNVFFDITKNGAPFGTIKFKLFDDVVPKTAANFRALATGEKGFGYEGSSFHRVIPDFMLQGGDFTAGNGTGGKSIYGAKFADENFNLKHNKPGLLSMANAGPNTNGSQFFITTVVTNWLDGKHVVFGEVVDGMDIVKAIEAEGTGSGKPRSQITIAKSGVY; encoded by the exons ATGTCCAACGTTTTCTTCGACATTACCAAGAACGGCGCCCCCTTTGGCACCATCAAGTTCAAGCTCTTTGACGA CGTTGTCCCCAAGACCGCCGCCAACTTCCGTGCTCTCGCCACGGGTGAGAAGGGCTTTGGTTACGAGGGCTCCTCGTTCCACCGTGTCATCCCCGACTTTATGCTCCAGGGTGGTGACTTCACTGCCGGCAACGGTACCGGTGGCAAGTCCATCTACGGTGCCAAGTTCGCCGACGAGAACTTCAACCTGAAGCACAACAAGCCTGGTCTGCTCTCCATGGCCAACGCCGGCCCCAACACCAACGGCTCGCAGTTC TTCATCACCACTGTGGTCACCAACTGG CTCGACGGCAAGCACGTCGTCTTTGGCGAGGTCGTTGACGGTATGGACATCGTCAAGGCCATCGAGGCCGAGGGCACTGGCAGCGGCAAGCCCCGCAGCCAGATCACCATCGCCAAGTCGGGTGTCTACTAA
- the spf31 gene encoding DnaJ sub C member 8 (COG:O; EggNog:ENOG503NXU4) encodes MSQRAAPGPPPGPPPGPPPKRPVDTSAPPPLPEGPIFVPPPGWSNIDEEEAKERDRTPQQKEIDRVVRGAFRLNAYDMLDVTPDMDDKAITKVFRRKSLLIHPDKVSEDYQERAMEAFDLLKKALDQLLDEERRQRLNEVTRSGRSLALQELRLPFTMSEEELEKEQQPGGKLHNLTPSFQERIKRCTNHLMREDELNRMNAMRLKQEAEAEARKMREAAEQELKRKAEVESVWEDTRDHRVEGWRSFQKNKKKKKKMDVLG; translated from the coding sequence ATGTCACAACGTGCGGCGCCAggaccgccgccgggcCCACCCCCCGGCCCCCCTCCCAAGCGACCTGTAGATACAAGTGcacctcctcctcttcctgAAGGCCCCATATTTGTGCCACCGCCTGGCTGGTCGAACATCGATGAAGAGGAGGCGAAAGAGCGCGACCGGACGCCGCAGCAAAAAGAGATCGACCGTGTGGTGCGTGGCGCGTTTCGTCTGAATGCGTATGATATGCTGGACGTTACGCCAGACATGGACGACAAGGCAATCACAAAAGTCTTTCGTCGCAAAAGTCTGCTGATCCACCCCGACAAAGTGTCGGAAGACTACCAAGAACGCGCAATGGAGGCCTTTGACTTGCTCAAGAAAGCCCTCGACCAGCTcttggacgaggagcgccgccagcgcctgAACGAAGTCACGCGGTCCGGCCGGTcccttgcgctgcaggagctTCGTTTGCCCTTTACGATGAGCGAagaggagctcgagaaggagcAGCAGCCCGGCGGAAAGCTGCACAACCTGACCCCCAGCTTCCAAGAGCGCATCAAGCGGTGCACCAACCACCTGAtgcgcgaggacgagctgaATCGCATGAATGCCATGCGGCTGAAGCAGGaagccgaggccgaggcgcgcaagatgcgcgaggccgccgagcaggagctcaAGCGCAAAGCGGAAGTTGAAAGCGTTTGGGAAGATACCCGCGACCACCGTGTGGAAGGCTGGCGCAGTTTTCAAAAGAacaagaagaagaagaagaagatGGACGTGCTGGGATAA
- the ALT1 gene encoding alanine transaminase (COG:E; EggNog:ENOG503NU5I) encodes MRRGFPIRVQPSILKRMMTSRAKTLTLDTINPHAVNVEYAVRGEMPIQAAKYEQELEEGKGKLPFDSIVWANIGNPQQLPNLAQPPLTFWRQVAALTEYPALLDAPKETRDALFPTDAQERARELLGAFGSVGAYTTSKGVALVRKHVAEFLERRDGYPEDIENIYLSAGASQGILTLFQVFFRSGEDGVLIPIPQYPLYTAALALYNLEPIHYTLNPSEHWEPSMKDVHAQVVAAREKGIKPRAIIVINPGNPTGACMSKEQIHEVIREAYREKLVIFADEVYQKNIYQSEYPFISFRKALLDMGKSSNEEDRLISETVELISLHSISKGMSGECGRRGGYFQLTNIDPDVEAQVNKLVSVSLCPPAQGQIGVDMLVNPPREGEPSYDLWHEQTTSIHDTLQRRSEKMAEKFSKLPGVEIMPSMGAMYLFPQLHLSKAAWEHAKSLGKKIDELYCRELLDATGICVVPGSGFGREPELQDDGTSFSYFRTTVLAKATDEFIDRYGKFHLDFIKRYQDRS; translated from the coding sequence ATGCGTCGTGGTTTCCCGATCCGCGTGCAGCCGAGCATCTTGAAACGGATGATGACTTCGCGCGCCAAGACCCTGACCTTGGACACGATTAATCCGCATGCCGTAAACGTCGAGtacgccgtgcgcggcgaaATGCCGATCCAGGCTGCCAAGTacgagcaggagctcgaggagggcAAGGGCAAGCTGCCGTTCGACTCGATCGTCTGGGCGAATATCGGCAACCCCCAGCAGCTCCCGAACCTTGCGCAGCCTCCGCTGACCTTTTGGCGCCAGGTCGCTGCGCTGACCGAGTAccccgcgctgctcgacgctccgaaagagacgcgcgacgcactcTTTCCGACCgatgcgcaggagcgcgcgcgcgagctgcttggcGCGTTCGGCAGTGTCGGTGCATACACGACGTCGAAAGGTGTGGCGCTTGTGCGCAAGCACGTTGCCGagttcctcgagcgccgcgacggaTACCCCGAGGACATTGAGAACATTTACCTGTCGGCGGGCGCTTCGCAGGGCATTCTGACCCTCTTCCAGGTCTTTTTCCGGTCCGGCGAGGACGGTGTGCTGATCCCCATCCCGCAATACCCTCTGTACaccgctgcgctcgccttGTACAATCTCGAGCCGATCCACTACACGCTGAACCCCAGCGAGCACTGGGAGCCGTCGATGAAAGACGTCCACGCCCAGGTGGTtgctgcgcgcgagaaGGGCATCAAGCCGCGCGCCATCATCGTCATCAACCCCGGCAACCCCACTGGTGCGTGCATGTCCAAGGAGCAAATCCACGAGGTAATCCGCGAGGCCTACCGGGAGAAGCTCGTCATCTTTGCCGACGAGGTGTACCAGAAGAATATTTATCAGTCCGAGTACCCTTTTATCTCCTtccgcaaggcgctgctggacaTGGGCAAGAGCAGTAATGAGGAGGACCGCCTGATCAGCGAGACCGTCGAGCTCATCTCGCTGCACAGCATCAGCAAGGGCATGAGCGGCGAgtgcggccgccgtggTGGCTACTTCCAGCTCACCAACATCGACCCCGatgtcgaggcgcaggtgAACAAGCTCGTGAGCGTGTCGCTGTGCCCCCCTGCGCAGGGCCAGATCGGTGTGGACATGCTCGTGAACCCCCCACGGGAAGGCGAGCCGAGCTACGACCTGTGGCACGAGCAGACCACGTCGATCCACGACACGCtccagcgccgctcggAGAAGATGGCGGAGAAGTTCAGCAAGCTGCCCGGCGTCGAGATCATGCCGTCGATGGGCGCCATGTACCTCTTCCCCCAGCTGCACCTCTCCAAGGCTGCATGGGAGCACGCCAAGTCGCTCGGCAAGAAGATCGACGAGCTGTActgccgcgagctgctcgatgcgACCGGCATCTGTGTCGTTCCCGGCTCGGGCTTTGGCCGCGAGCCGGAGCTGCAGGATGACGGCACAAGTTTCTCCTATTTCCGCACTACGGTGCTTGCCAAGGCGACGGACGAGTTCATCGACCGCTACGGCAAGTTCCACCTCGATTTTATCAAGCGGTACCAGGACCGTTCGTAG
- a CDS encoding uncharacterized protein (EggNog:ENOG503P26V; COG:B), translating into MSFAHLKARRAARDGRWRARGRDGGKGRGEDDTGEAGTGVQEDEEQGTGIVEEEQHEPHLAGTPADDPPPELRGSQLTLFTTAGHGRGLQRARDAPGAQAGDELLAVEPHASVLSTAQADMRCHYCFVKRAALQRCSGCKFARYCSAACQRSAWTKARHRDECPALQRWFAAAKEAGHAPADPGAAVRVLAQLVWHRRKHGVQSAWWKGVASMQSHRATMSEAQQAECAELAFRVAHFLTLDALPSYGFDGASGLLDMVCAYRTNAFTLADAQLDPIGVSVSVPIALFNHACDPNAVVVFPRAGDRTMRVVAIKPIAPGAEVLTSYVDLAEPLAQRQATLSSRYLFTCTCRLCTTSAHPPKHWTDPRTAIWCEHNCSGWAALPNWRQLPVDDTSLASGACNRCGKTSMLHAPREIHARWTATEALMERVQKAMQGEASHDSLGDVLSTVRWLSTLAPPSNTLLWTLMHAAHVLAIETGAFAEATHLAFVLCAGMQACGGREADSALYPPGHPLRAVMFATLGKLLLHETPPCPPLLARMPAVPADRAVQLALARQALVQALDEARCGFGRSVDGGDVAADVRDSLTALEQEQAVLRSM; encoded by the coding sequence ATGTCCTTTGCCCATCTCAAGgcacgccgtgcagcgcgcgatgggcgctggcgcgcacgTGGGAGAGACGGAGGCAAAGGCCGCGGCGAAGACGACACAGGGGAAGCAGGGACCGGCGTgcaggaggacgaggagcagggCACTGGCATCGTCGAGGAAGAGCAGCACGAACCTCACCtggccggcacgcccgcTGACGATCCACcgcccgagctgcgtgGGTCGCAGCTGACCCTCTTCACCACAGCGggccacggccgcggcctgcagcgcgcgcgcgacgcacccggcgcgcaggccggcgacgagctcctggcGGTCGAGCCGCATGCCTCGGTGCTGagcacggcgcaggccgacaTGCGCTGCCACTACTGCTTTGtgaagcgcgccgccctccAGCGGTGCTCTGGATGCAAGTTTGCGCGGTactgcagcgcagcgtgccagcgcagcgcgtggaCCAAAGCGCGGCACCGCGACGAGTGCccagcgctgcagcgctggtttgccgcggccaaggaggccgggcacgcgcccgcggaccccggcgccgcggtccgcgtcctcgcgcagctcgtgtGGCACCGCCGGAAGCACGGCGTGCAGAGCGCGTGGTGGAAAGGCGTCGCATCCATGCAGTCGCATCGCGCAACGATGAGCGAGGCACAACAGGCAGAGTGCGCCGAGCTTGCGttccgcgtcgcgcacttTCTGACGCTGGATGCGCTGCCGTCGTACGGTTTtgacggcgcgtcgggccTACTCGACATGGTCTGTGCGTACCGCACCAATGCCTttacgctcgccgacgcacaGCTCGATCCGATCGGCGTGAGTGTGAGCGTGCCAATCGCGCTCTTTAACCATGCGTGCGACCCCAATGCGGTCGTCGTCTTTCCGCGGGCGGGCGACCGTACgatgcgcgtcgtcgccaTCAAACCGAttgcgcccggcgccgaggtgcttacgtcgtacgtcgacctcgctgagccgcttgcgcagcggcaggcGACGCTCTCTTCGCGCTACCTCTTTACGTGCACCTGCCGCCTGTGCACGACCAGCGCGCACCCCCCCAAGCACTGGACCGATCCCCGCACGGCGATCTGGTGCGAGCACAATTGCTCTGGATGGGCCGCCTTGCCGAACTGGCGCCAGCTGCCTGTGGACGATACCAGtctcgcgagcggcgcgtgcaaCCGCTGCGGCAAGACCAGCATGCTGCACGCCCCCCGCGAAATCCACGCGCGCTGGACGgccaccgaggcgctgatgGAGCGCGTCCAAAAAGCGATGCAAGGCGAGGCATCGCACGACTcgctgggcgacgtgctcagCACCGTGCGGTGGCTGAGCACGCTCGCACCCCCATCGAATACCCTGCTATGGACGCTGATGCATGCCGCGCATGTGCTCGCGATCGAAACAGGGGCGtttgccgaggcgacgcacCTTGCCTTTGTCCTCTGTGCAGGGATGCAagcgtgcggcgggcggGAGGCCGACAGCGCGCTGTACCCCCCCGGCCACCCCCTGCGTGCGGTGATGttcgcgacgctcggcaagctcctGCTGCACGAGACGCCGCCGTGCCCCCCGTTGCTTGCACGCATGCCCGCCGTGCCGGCGGACCGTGCGGTCCAGCTGGCCCtagcgcggcaggcgctggtccaagcgctcgacgaggcgcggtgCGGCTTTGGGCGTagcgtcgacggcggcgacgtcgcTGCAGACGTACGCGACTCGCTCACGGCACTCGAGCAAGAGCAAGCGGTGCTTCGTAGTATGTAG
- the COX19 gene encoding Cytochrome c oxidase assembly protein cox19 (COG:C; EggNog:ENOG503P5KE): protein MSFGRPPTFSSFQVLPPERGSFPLDHYGDCTAPMREYMQCLKANKNNNGACRHLSKAYLQCRMDNELMDRDDMENLGFADVRDGAASGTAPAQGAPPEPKGRML from the exons ATGTCGTTTGGACGCCCCCCGACCTTTTCTTCGTTTCAGGTGCTGCCGCCGGAGCGCGGCTCGTTTCCGCTCGACCACTATG GCGATTGCAcggcgccgatgcgcgagtACATGCAGTGCCTTAAGGCTAACAAGAACAACAACGGCGCCTGCCGGCACCTGAGCAAGGCGTACCTGCAGTGCCGAATGGACAA CGAGCTGATGGACCGCGACGACATGGAAAACCTCGGATtcgccgacgtgcgcgacggcgcagcgtcgggCACAGCGCCGGCACAGGGCGCGCCACCGGAGCCGAAAGGACGCATGCTGTAA
- a CDS encoding uncharacterized protein (EggNog:ENOG503PM1V), which produces MSDTLANDGASAPRQAGWRSYPSPPSSGRGGVTMASGDKRSLTHYTAENKEQDEEEHLVKRPRSATRAALMTPPSTRGRRMGDRLGQAWPSTSRHTRCGSDSLFGTWLEDESQLDTPSAQKQRRLLRAPTTETYPVRDTAHNPFLEGGPADVGFTGPYAYHARMRAAAMPPRPQGKTLYVFRGQRVVRADTDTAWSSEAGLLHSPIKPRLLFRPRSARATCDVPPRNAVSDDEMPMHYPQTPPARGLFASELEARARKTEKDEAPVQTADPDALWLATMAPAKEAPAQPVSQHNLNLLAKLEHVNWSSDGEDSHDD; this is translated from the exons ATGTCGGACACGCTCGCGAACGACGGTGCGAGCGCGCCTAGGCAGGCGGGCTGGCGCTCCTACCCATCGCCCCCGTCATCAGGGCGCGGAGGCGTGACGATGGCGTCGGGCGACAAGCGATCGCTGACGCACTATACGGCCGAGAACAAGgagcaggacgaggaggaacACCTCGTCAAgcgcccgcgctcggcgacgcgcgctgcgctcatgacgccgcccagcacgcgcggccgccgcatgggcgaccgcctcggccaggcATGGCCCAGCACATCACGGCACACCCGATGCGGCAGCGACTCACTCTTTGGCACCtggctcgaggacgagtcGCAGCTCGACACACCGTCCGCACagaagcagcgccgcctgcttcGTGCGCCGACCACCGAGACATACCCCGTGCGCGACACCGCACACAACCCATTCTTGGAAGGCGGACCGGCAGACGTCGGCTTCACCGGGCCGTACGCCTACCACGCACGTATGCGTGCTGCTGCGATGCCGCCCCGGCCGCAGGGGAAAACACTCTATGTCTT CCGCGGacagcgcgtcgtacgCGCCGACACCGACACAGCCTGGTCGTCCGAGGCCGGCCTCTTGCACTCACCCATCAAACCCCGCCTTCTTTtccggccgcgctcggcgcgcgccacctGCGACGTGCCGCCACGGAATGCGGTGTCGGACGATGAGATGCCCATGCACTATCCCCAGACCCCtcccgcgcgcggcctcttTGCCAGCGAACTCGAGgcacgcgcacgcaagACCGAGAAGGACGAGGCACCGGTGCAGACCGCCGACCCGGATGCGCTGTGGCTCGCGACGATGGCGCCGGCCAAGGAAGCGCCAGCACAACCTGTCTCGCAGCACAACCTGAACCTCCTTgccaagctcgagcacgtcaaCTGGAGCTCAGACGGAGAAGACTCCCATGATGACTAG